One Legionellales bacterium genomic region harbors:
- the mpl gene encoding UDP-N-acetylmuramate:L-alanyl-gamma-D-glutamyl-meso-diaminopimelate ligase, producing MQHIHFLGIGGTFMAGLAVIAKELGFMVSGSDANVYPPMSTQLEHAGIQVLEGYQPQHLQPAPDQVVIGNAMSRGNPAVEYVLNKKINFTSGPQWLYEEVLRKKWVIAVSGTHGKTTTTSMVAWILDCAKKNPGFLIGGVPENFGISARLGNSEYFVIEADEYDCAFFDKRSKFIHYHPRTLIMNNLEYDHADIFPDLKAISQQFHFLLRTVPSNGYVIYPQMDVNLQQVVESGCWSSVLTTGFSHGDWQARDVASDGSEFSLYHQQRLISHIRWNLLGHHNVYNALAAIAAATTVGVDPILATQALAEFRNVKRRLELKTKINNITIYDDFAHHPTAIKTTLNGLRQHVGNARIIAILELSSYTLRSGQLKHDLIHAFNDADEIIILRPHDENWGLEDIAHQLPKPCYLLSNVDAIVDYTAKIAKPHDHILVMCKTAFGGLHAKLAQRLQQPVNV from the coding sequence ATGCAACACATTCATTTTTTGGGGATTGGTGGAACATTCATGGCAGGTTTAGCCGTGATCGCTAAAGAACTTGGATTTATGGTGAGCGGGAGCGATGCTAATGTTTACCCCCCAATGAGTACGCAATTAGAACACGCGGGAATTCAAGTGCTGGAAGGCTATCAGCCACAGCATCTGCAACCAGCACCCGATCAGGTCGTTATTGGGAATGCCATGTCGCGGGGTAATCCAGCTGTGGAATATGTGTTGAATAAAAAAATAAATTTCACCTCAGGCCCACAATGGCTTTATGAAGAGGTTTTACGAAAAAAATGGGTGATAGCGGTGTCTGGTACCCACGGTAAAACTACCACAACCAGCATGGTGGCATGGATTTTAGATTGTGCTAAAAAAAATCCTGGTTTTTTAATTGGTGGTGTACCCGAAAATTTTGGAATTTCCGCCCGTTTGGGTAATAGCGAATATTTTGTTATTGAAGCGGATGAATATGATTGCGCATTTTTCGATAAACGATCGAAATTTATTCATTATCATCCCCGCACCTTAATCATGAATAATCTAGAATACGATCACGCTGATATTTTTCCCGATCTAAAGGCTATTTCTCAACAATTTCATTTTCTGCTGCGTACCGTGCCGAGTAATGGTTATGTGATTTATCCGCAGATGGACGTTAATCTACAGCAAGTGGTTGAATCAGGTTGTTGGAGCTCAGTGCTAACGACAGGATTTTCACACGGCGATTGGCAAGCGCGTGATGTTGCCAGCGATGGTAGTGAATTTTCTTTGTATCATCAACAACGATTAATAAGTCATATTCGCTGGAATTTACTGGGTCACCATAATGTTTATAATGCATTAGCAGCAATTGCTGCGGCCACCACCGTTGGCGTTGATCCAATTCTTGCAACCCAAGCATTAGCTGAATTTCGCAATGTCAAACGACGTTTAGAATTGAAAACAAAAATTAATAATATTACAATTTATGACGATTTTGCCCATCATCCTACGGCAATTAAAACAACGTTAAATGGCTTACGCCAACATGTAGGAAACGCGCGCATTATTGCAATCTTAGAATTAAGTTCGTATACCTTGCGCAGTGGTCAACTAAAGCATGATTTAATTCATGCGTTTAACGATGCAGACGAAATTATTATTTTACGTCCTCACGATGAAAATTGGGGGCTAGAAGACATTGCGCACCAGCTACCTAAACCTTGCTATTTATTGTCGAATGTAGATGCGATTGTGGATTACACGGCAAAGATAGCAAAACCTCATGATCATATTTTGGTAATGTGCAAAACAGCTTTTGGAGGATTGCATGCTAAATTAGCACAACGTTTACAACAACCCGTTAATGTGTAA
- a CDS encoding AFG1 family ATPase yields the protein MNTLTPTRYYQQLLAKNILQADIQQEKIIEHFEALYHEILQQKSSWWKKVLNIKQTPRGYYLWGGVGIGKTRMMDIFFECLPGTKKLRTHFHRFMKDIHESLRHYQGHKNPLRLIASDIARCYQIICFDEFFVVEITDAMILAELLTELFHQGMVLVITSNVAPDDLYKNGLQRGRFIPAIELIKQHMQITHLNISKDYRLRTLQQAGVFYTPLNYQTKQQLKNQFEQLATSTIDYHSEIIIQTRSIPVIAKTQDMVWFDFSVICHAPRSQVDYIEIAHLYHTVFVSNIPQIRDRELDTVRYLINLIDVFYDANVIMVISSAVNVLDIYPKGFLWFEFQRTQSRLLEMQSQEYICRRHNHETNFYDEVKSTT from the coding sequence ATGAATACTCTTACTCCTACGCGCTATTATCAACAATTATTAGCAAAAAATATTTTGCAAGCCGATATTCAGCAAGAAAAAATTATTGAACACTTCGAAGCGTTATATCATGAAATATTACAGCAAAAATCTTCGTGGTGGAAAAAAGTGCTGAATATCAAACAAACACCACGAGGCTATTATTTATGGGGTGGCGTGGGAATTGGTAAAACACGCATGATGGACATTTTTTTTGAATGTTTGCCAGGCACTAAAAAATTACGCACCCATTTTCATCGTTTCATGAAAGACATCCACGAAAGTTTACGCCATTACCAAGGTCATAAAAATCCTCTACGGTTGATAGCTAGCGATATTGCAAGATGTTATCAAATCATCTGTTTTGATGAATTTTTTGTCGTGGAAATTACCGACGCCATGATTTTAGCAGAATTATTAACGGAATTATTTCATCAAGGCATGGTGTTGGTGATCACGTCCAATGTTGCTCCCGATGATTTATATAAAAATGGCTTGCAGCGTGGGCGTTTTATTCCGGCAATTGAATTAATTAAACAGCATATGCAAATTACGCATTTGAATATCAGCAAAGATTATCGTTTACGCACATTACAACAAGCGGGCGTGTTTTATACCCCGTTGAATTATCAAACAAAGCAACAATTAAAAAATCAATTCGAACAACTTGCCACCTCAACTATCGACTATCACAGTGAGATCATCATTCAAACGCGATCGATTCCAGTGATTGCTAAAACCCAGGATATGGTTTGGTTCGATTTTTCGGTGATTTGTCATGCACCACGTTCGCAAGTGGATTATATCGAAATTGCGCATTTATATCATACGGTGTTTGTTAGTAATATTCCGCAAATTCGCGATCGCGAATTGGATACGGTACGCTATTTAATTAATTTAATTGACGTATTTTACGATGCCAATGTGATTATGGTAATTTCCTCGGCGGTGAATGTGTTAGATATTTACCCCAAAGGATTTTTATGGTTTGAATTTCAACGCACGCAAAGCCGTCTATTAGAAATGCAATCGCAAGAATATATTTGCCGTCGCCACAATCATGAAACCAATTTTTATGACGAAGTCAAAAGCACCACATAA
- a CDS encoding VTT domain-containing protein: MLIESIKPVIQWIHSHPHAGILICALIAFLESLAIIGIFIPGSVLMTAMGTLVGSGVLPPVLTLIAAAIAAFIGDSLSFFLGHHYQEKLIRLWPFSRYPKLIHQGHAFFKRHGKKSVFFGRFCGPMRAIIPAMAGMLRMDIKRFLIADFISAFFWAPGYMLPGILLGAASLALPPEIATRLILIIILSIFIIWLFSWIIHHLINKIVMAYRYVCHQAALLFHQHPGAKKMVTLLSPKLHLQRVQIQRLGLIIAFAIAVPSIALSVKHQGIFYHLNQMMYHLIRSTHCPLFTQLAMILSLFGDKKIILPCFVAGFIILVLQKQWRLAWHWLALMMIAAGGIFLCKHAFHILRPQDRIVEATQFSFPSGHATLVVAFFGMLSLLLTRRMDRKWPVLVIFLLLMLGVVWSRLYLGVHWFADVLAGMMIGAISILMVWGSLQRQPLSIKKNTRFCLATLLIFLIIAPIYFIHNRPLWVQESKTSSFSQTLSFNAWWHEHHTVPMIRYNRLGHPAELMNIEWLGKIENIQRFLSKEGFQLAPKPSLTTTLDKIAAKHGTPQLPLFTVLYHSHQPLLVMTLDENNRHLVLRLWPAPFHIDGSQENLYFGTFYFQTLHPGINLLPDTPQIKNPPSQQALTYFLPKLAASLHRQLIANQNISREQLTVNEQNIVAMSDVVLVY, from the coding sequence ATGTTAATCGAATCGATCAAGCCCGTAATACAGTGGATCCATTCTCATCCTCACGCAGGAATATTAATCTGTGCGCTAATTGCTTTTTTAGAATCACTGGCGATTATTGGTATTTTTATCCCAGGCTCCGTCTTAATGACAGCGATGGGCACGCTGGTCGGTTCGGGTGTTTTGCCTCCCGTGTTAACCTTAATCGCTGCGGCGATCGCGGCGTTTATTGGCGATAGCTTAAGTTTTTTTCTCGGGCATCATTACCAAGAAAAATTAATTCGTTTATGGCCTTTTTCACGTTATCCTAAATTAATTCATCAAGGCCATGCATTTTTTAAACGTCATGGTAAAAAAAGTGTTTTTTTTGGTCGTTTCTGCGGACCGATGCGCGCGATTATTCCCGCCATGGCAGGTATGTTGCGCATGGATATTAAGCGATTTTTAATCGCCGATTTTATTTCTGCATTTTTTTGGGCGCCAGGTTACATGTTACCAGGCATTTTATTGGGGGCGGCTTCGCTCGCCTTGCCTCCCGAAATCGCTACTCGTTTAATTTTAATTATTATATTATCCATTTTTATTATCTGGCTGTTCAGTTGGATAATTCATCATCTTATTAATAAAATCGTCATGGCTTATCGCTATGTATGTCATCAAGCCGCTCTCTTATTTCATCAACATCCTGGCGCTAAAAAAATGGTTACTCTACTTTCGCCCAAACTTCATTTGCAACGGGTGCAAATACAACGCTTAGGATTAATTATTGCTTTTGCCATAGCCGTTCCCAGTATTGCATTGAGTGTGAAACACCAAGGAATTTTTTATCATCTCAACCAAATGATGTATCATTTAATTCGTAGCACCCATTGCCCGCTCTTCACTCAACTTGCCATGATCTTAAGCTTGTTTGGTGACAAGAAAATTATTTTACCCTGTTTTGTCGCGGGTTTTATCATTCTCGTTTTACAAAAACAATGGCGTTTAGCTTGGCATTGGTTAGCGTTAATGATGATTGCTGCCGGCGGCATTTTTCTGTGTAAACACGCATTTCATATTTTGCGCCCGCAGGATCGAATTGTTGAAGCCACACAATTTTCATTTCCCAGTGGTCACGCTACTTTAGTGGTGGCCTTTTTTGGAATGTTAAGTTTATTATTAACGCGCAGAATGGATCGTAAATGGCCAGTATTGGTTATTTTTCTATTACTAATGCTAGGCGTGGTCTGGTCGAGATTATATTTAGGCGTGCATTGGTTTGCAGATGTTCTAGCAGGCATGATGATAGGCGCTATAAGCATTTTAATGGTGTGGGGTAGTTTGCAACGCCAACCATTAAGTATCAAAAAAAATACTCGATTTTGTCTGGCGACGCTGTTAATTTTTTTGATCATTGCTCCCATTTATTTTATTCATAATCGCCCTCTGTGGGTGCAAGAATCTAAAACGTCTTCTTTTTCGCAAACACTATCATTTAATGCGTGGTGGCACGAACATCACACTGTGCCAATGATTCGCTATAATCGGCTTGGTCATCCCGCAGAATTAATGAATATTGAATGGTTAGGCAAGATTGAAAACATTCAACGCTTTCTTAGCAAAGAAGGTTTTCAATTAGCGCCCAAACCTTCACTCACCACTACGCTCGATAAAATTGCCGCCAAACATGGTACGCCGCAATTACCGTTATTCACTGTGTTGTATCATTCACACCAACCACTATTAGTGATGACGCTCGATGAAAATAACAGACATTTAGTGTTGCGTTTGTGGCCAGCGCCTTTTCATATTGACGGCAGCCAAGAGAATTTATATTTTGGTACTTTCTATTTTCAAACGCTACATCCAGGAATAAACTTATTACCGGACACGCCCCAGATTAAAAATCCGCCATCTCAACAAGCCTTAACATATTTTTTACCCAAGCTCGCTGCATCTTTGCATCGGCAACTAATCGCCAATCAAAACATTTCTCGTGAACAATTAACGGTTAATGAGCAAAATATTGTAGCGATGAGTGATGTGGTGTTGGTGTATTGA
- a CDS encoding NAD(P) transhydrogenase subunit alpha, with protein MISGITALYIVMLAAFTGYEIISRVPVILHTPLMSGSNFVHGIVLVGAMVALGQAHTPMQHVIGFIAVLIATINAVGGYVVTERMLEMFKSSEDKS; from the coding sequence ATGATTTCAGGGATCACCGCATTATATATTGTGATGTTAGCAGCGTTTACAGGTTATGAAATTATTTCTCGCGTACCCGTGATTTTACACACGCCGTTAATGTCGGGTTCTAATTTCGTGCATGGCATTGTATTAGTGGGTGCGATGGTGGCATTAGGACAAGCGCATACTCCCATGCAACACGTGATTGGATTTATCGCCGTACTCATCGCCACCATTAATGCCGTCGGTGGATACGTGGTCACTGAGCGCATGTTGGAAATGTTTAAAAGCAGCGAGGATAAATCATAA
- the panB gene encoding 3-methyl-2-oxobutanoate hydroxymethyltransferase produces MKKIRCNHLIKMKQQHEKMVMLTCYDASFAKLLNENGIEIILIGDSLGNVIQGFSSTVPVTINDMVYHVNCVARGNQHALLIADMPFMTYATPESAFKHAMPLMQAGAEMVKMEGGAFLAPTIQQLTHYGIPVCAHLGLTPQSVNVLGGYHVQGKDELQQLQLIEDAKALENAGAKLLVLECVPAELASKITAQLTIPVIGIGAGNQTDGQVLVLHDMLGISSRQFSFSKNFLAENSSIADAISAYVREVKNGQFPATHHGF; encoded by the coding sequence ATGAAAAAAATTCGCTGTAATCATTTAATCAAAATGAAACAACAACACGAAAAAATGGTGATGCTTACGTGTTATGATGCGAGTTTTGCCAAACTTTTAAATGAAAATGGTATTGAAATTATTCTAATTGGCGATTCCTTAGGAAATGTCATCCAAGGTTTTTCTTCCACAGTTCCAGTGACTATAAACGATATGGTTTATCATGTGAATTGTGTCGCCCGTGGCAATCAACACGCCCTGCTGATTGCTGATATGCCTTTTATGACTTATGCCACACCAGAATCTGCCTTCAAGCATGCCATGCCACTCATGCAAGCGGGTGCTGAAATGGTAAAAATGGAAGGCGGTGCGTTTTTAGCACCTACTATTCAGCAACTCACCCACTACGGAATTCCAGTGTGCGCTCATTTAGGCTTAACGCCACAATCAGTAAATGTGTTAGGTGGCTATCACGTGCAAGGCAAAGATGAACTGCAACAATTACAGTTAATCGAAGATGCTAAGGCTTTAGAAAATGCCGGGGCAAAACTATTGGTTTTAGAATGTGTTCCTGCCGAACTTGCTAGCAAAATTACTGCTCAATTAACGATTCCTGTTATTGGCATTGGAGCCGGTAATCAAACCGATGGGCAAGTATTAGTATTACACGATATGTTAGGCATTTCGTCTCGTCAATTTTCATTTTCAAAAAATTTTTTAGCTGAAAACTCATCGATTGCTGATGCCATTAGCGCGTATGTTCGCGAGGTTAAAAATGGTCAATTCCCTGCAACTCATCATGGATTTTAG
- a CDS encoding NAD(P)(+) transhydrogenase (Re/Si-specific) subunit beta, whose protein sequence is MNLIINICYFIVAILFILGLKAMTHPRSARQGIIVAGCGMLLAVLATFCHHEINTLENYGLILLAIIIGASIAVISGKKVKMTNMPQMIAIYNGMGGGAAAAIAAVELLRSTTLSLTVMILALIGAMVGSISFSGSVIAYAKLQGLIQGIFCFRFHSMINLFLTFAATLLAISLLFFPHAMLILSGFFALLLILGILFTTPIGGANMPIVISLFNAMTGLAVAFEGFVLNNAAMIIAGTVVGASGTLLTQLMAKAMNQSVLKILFTPHPTANIQAENSQTGHLKSIEPYDAAILLAYAKQIIIIPGYGLAVAQAQHKIWELTELLEERGVTVKFAIHPVAGRMPGHMNVLLAEAGVPYDKIYDLDEINKEFINSDVAIVIGANDVVNPSARTNSASPIYGMPILNADQAKNVIVIKRGEGKGFSGIENSLFYLDHARMLYGDAQKIAGQLIQGIKQA, encoded by the coding sequence ATGAATTTAATCATTAACATTTGTTATTTTATTGTCGCAATTTTATTTATTCTCGGCTTGAAAGCCATGACCCATCCTCGCAGTGCACGCCAAGGAATTATCGTCGCAGGATGTGGCATGCTATTAGCCGTTTTAGCCACTTTTTGTCATCATGAAATTAATACCCTCGAAAATTATGGATTAATTTTACTGGCGATTATCATCGGCGCGAGTATCGCAGTTATTTCTGGTAAGAAAGTTAAAATGACCAACATGCCACAAATGATTGCTATTTATAATGGTATGGGTGGTGGTGCTGCCGCAGCGATTGCAGCCGTCGAATTATTACGTAGCACGACTTTATCGTTAACGGTTATGATACTCGCATTAATTGGTGCTATGGTAGGTAGTATTTCTTTTAGTGGCAGTGTAATTGCCTATGCAAAATTACAAGGATTGATCCAAGGCATTTTTTGTTTTCGCTTTCACTCGATGATTAATTTATTCTTAACGTTTGCAGCCACTTTGCTGGCGATCAGTTTATTATTTTTCCCGCATGCGATGTTAATATTAAGCGGATTTTTTGCCCTATTACTCATCCTCGGTATTTTATTCACCACGCCCATTGGCGGGGCGAATATGCCAATTGTAATTTCGTTATTTAATGCCATGACAGGATTGGCCGTTGCCTTTGAGGGTTTTGTGTTAAATAATGCAGCAATGATTATTGCTGGCACTGTGGTCGGCGCTTCGGGCACTTTACTCACTCAATTAATGGCGAAAGCCATGAATCAATCGGTGCTTAAAATTTTATTTACTCCGCACCCCACCGCGAATATCCAAGCAGAAAATTCTCAAACCGGTCATTTAAAATCAATTGAACCCTATGATGCGGCTATTCTCTTAGCCTACGCAAAACAGATTATTATTATTCCAGGTTACGGGTTAGCCGTGGCTCAGGCTCAACATAAAATTTGGGAATTAACTGAATTACTGGAAGAACGCGGCGTCACCGTAAAATTTGCCATTCACCCAGTAGCAGGGCGCATGCCAGGTCATATGAATGTTTTATTAGCCGAAGCCGGCGTGCCTTACGATAAAATTTACGATTTAGACGAGATTAATAAAGAATTTATCAATAGCGATGTTGCCATTGTGATTGGCGCTAATGATGTCGTTAACCCCAGTGCCCGCACCAATTCCGCAAGCCCAATTTATGGCATGCCGATTTTAAATGCCGACCAAGCAAAAAATGTGATTGTAATCAAGCGTGGAGAAGGCAAAGGTTTTTCAGGCATTGAAAATTCCTTGTTTTATTTAGATCATGCCCGCATGCTCTATGGCGATGCGCAGAAAATCGCGGGGCAACTGATCCAAGGAATTAAACAGGCGTAG
- a CDS encoding 6-phosphofructokinase — MKKANAFYAQSGGVTAVINATACGVIQTARVHRDKIAKLYAGRNGILGALTEELIDTSQESAASIAALKHTPGGAFGSCRYKLKSLEENRAEYQRLIEVFAAHNIRYFFYNGGNDSQDTTHKIAQMSQALNYPLTCIGIPKTVDNDLYLTDSCPGFGSVAKYVSVSVREAGFDVASMAESSTKVFIMEVMGRHAGWIVAASGLAAENEGEPPHIILFPEIEFNQTAFLRRVELCVKKYGYCVIAVSEGLRNPNGEFLAEAGTRDAFGHAQLGGVAPRIAQIVKEHLQLKYHWAVADYLQRSARHIASQTDVDHAYEIGKAAVEYALAGKNNIMMTIERKPTKTYRWQIGCVPLDKVANREKKLPRHFITRDGFGITQACREYLAPLIQGEAYPPYRQGLPDYVQLKNKLVPKKLPSTVK, encoded by the coding sequence ATGAAAAAAGCCAATGCCTTTTACGCGCAATCGGGTGGAGTGACGGCGGTGATTAATGCGACTGCCTGCGGTGTGATTCAAACAGCCCGCGTCCATCGCGATAAAATTGCAAAACTCTACGCCGGTCGCAACGGTATTCTTGGCGCACTGACCGAAGAATTAATCGACACCAGTCAAGAAAGTGCAGCAAGCATTGCCGCATTAAAACACACGCCAGGTGGTGCATTTGGTTCTTGTCGCTATAAATTAAAATCCTTAGAAGAAAATCGTGCGGAATACCAACGTTTAATTGAAGTATTTGCCGCGCATAATATTCGTTATTTTTTTTATAATGGCGGCAACGATTCACAAGATACTACTCATAAAATTGCGCAAATGAGCCAAGCTCTGAATTATCCACTGACTTGTATTGGTATTCCTAAAACCGTCGATAACGATTTATATTTAACGGATAGTTGTCCGGGATTTGGGTCGGTTGCAAAATACGTGAGTGTTTCGGTGCGTGAAGCGGGATTTGATGTCGCATCCATGGCGGAAAGTTCTACCAAAGTGTTTATTATGGAAGTCATGGGACGTCATGCAGGTTGGATCGTTGCCGCCAGTGGTTTAGCCGCTGAAAATGAAGGTGAACCTCCTCATATTATTTTATTTCCTGAAATTGAATTCAATCAAACAGCATTTTTACGTCGCGTTGAACTGTGTGTGAAAAAATACGGTTACTGTGTGATTGCTGTTTCTGAGGGTTTACGCAATCCCAATGGTGAATTTCTCGCAGAAGCCGGTACGCGCGATGCCTTTGGTCATGCGCAATTGGGTGGAGTGGCCCCCAGAATCGCGCAAATTGTCAAAGAACATTTACAATTAAAATATCACTGGGCAGTTGCCGATTATTTACAACGTTCCGCACGTCACATCGCCTCACAAACGGATGTGGATCATGCCTACGAAATTGGCAAAGCCGCAGTAGAGTATGCGTTAGCCGGTAAAAATAACATTATGATGACCATTGAACGCAAACCCACGAAAACCTACCGTTGGCAAATTGGCTGTGTGCCACTCGACAAAGTCGCTAATCGCGAAAAAAAATTACCACGTCATTTTATTACCCGCGATGGTTTTGGTATAACTCAAGCGTGTCGAGAATATTTAGCACCATTAATTCAAGGAGAAGCGTATCCACCTTATCGCCAAGGTTTACCCGACTACGTGCAATTAAAAAATAAATTAGTTCCGAAAAAATTACCGTCGACAGTTAAATAA
- a CDS encoding type II toxin-antitoxin system RelE/ParE family toxin, whose product MIKSFRHKGLEIFFRYGNSKGIKSDHIKKLRQILGALNAATELADIQSMKPFRCHALSGNRNKEQALGINKNWRVTFIFENGDAYLINYEDYHDGKIRR is encoded by the coding sequence ATGATTAAAAGTTTTAGGCATAAAGGGCTAGAAATTTTTTTTAGATATGGGAATTCTAAAGGCATTAAATCCGATCATATAAAAAAACTTCGTCAAATTTTAGGCGCTTTGAATGCAGCAACTGAACTTGCTGATATTCAAAGTATGAAACCATTTCGTTGCCATGCATTATCTGGTAATAGAAATAAAGAGCAGGCTCTGGGGATTAATAAAAACTGGCGCGTGACCTTTATTTTTGAAAATGGTGATGCATATTTAATTAATTATGAAGATTATCATGATGGTAAAATTAGGAGATAG
- a CDS encoding HigA family addiction module antidote protein yields the protein MLMQNPPHVGEILRELYLEPLNISITVAAQHLGVTRQALSRLVNEKTGISPEMAIRLGKAFATSPDYWMNLETQYELWQAAQKCSHIKIKPFDEAA from the coding sequence ATGTTAATGCAAAACCCTCCTCATGTAGGTGAAATTTTAAGAGAATTGTATTTAGAACCGTTGAACATTTCGATCACGGTTGCGGCTCAACACCTGGGAGTCACTCGGCAAGCACTCTCAAGATTAGTCAATGAAAAAACAGGAATTAGTCCTGAAATGGCTATTCGTCTGGGCAAGGCATTTGCAACGTCACCAGATTACTGGATGAATCTTGAAACGCAATACGAACTATGGCAAGCAGCGCAAAAATGTAGCCATATTAAGATTAAACCTTTTGATGAAGCGGCATAA
- a CDS encoding MBL fold metallo-hydrolase, translating into MLHFTSVLGNSQRLDGGAMFGNAPKAVWQQWMEVDELNRVTLTCRALLIRDQGKTILLETGIGNFFDPKLKERYGVIEADHILLTQLAHHNISHEDIDFIILSHLHFDHAGGLLTAWQADQEPQLLFPNAQFLVGKTAWERACDPHVRDRASFLPHLNRLLSESQRLVIIEGESCELLGNNYRFHISHGHTPGMLLTEINTAEGPLVFAADLIPGTPWVHLPITMGYDRYPELLINEKKILLEYLVKHNGRLFYTHDPKTAMSQVCINEQQKFSACHEVAEIDGVI; encoded by the coding sequence ATGCTTCATTTCACCTCAGTACTGGGGAATTCGCAACGTTTGGATGGCGGAGCGATGTTTGGGAATGCACCTAAAGCGGTGTGGCAACAATGGATGGAGGTGGATGAACTTAATCGTGTTACTCTCACCTGCCGCGCATTATTAATCCGCGATCAGGGTAAAACCATTTTATTAGAAACGGGTATTGGCAATTTTTTTGATCCGAAATTAAAAGAACGTTACGGCGTGATTGAAGCGGATCATATTTTATTAACACAATTGGCCCATCATAATATTTCTCATGAAGATATCGATTTTATTATTTTATCGCATTTGCATTTTGATCATGCTGGTGGCTTATTAACTGCATGGCAAGCCGATCAAGAACCGCAATTATTATTTCCCAATGCACAATTTCTAGTTGGAAAAACCGCATGGGAGCGCGCGTGCGATCCCCATGTCCGTGATCGTGCATCGTTTTTACCGCATTTAAATCGTTTACTCAGTGAATCGCAACGCTTAGTAATTATTGAAGGAGAAAGCTGCGAGTTATTAGGAAATAATTATCGTTTTCATATCAGTCACGGCCACACACCTGGAATGCTCTTAACTGAAATTAATACCGCGGAAGGTCCGCTAGTATTTGCGGCTGATTTAATTCCCGGCACGCCGTGGGTGCATTTGCCCATTACCATGGGATACGATCGCTATCCTGAATTACTTATCAATGAGAAAAAAATATTATTAGAGTATTTAGTCAAACATAATGGTCGATTATTTTATACTCATGATCCTAAAACGGCGATGTCGCAGGTTTGTATTAATGAGCAGCAAAAATTCAGTGCCTGTCATGAGGTGGCAGAAATTGATGGGGTGATTTGA